The following are encoded in a window of Candidatus Eremiobacteraceae bacterium genomic DNA:
- a CDS encoding DUF4352 domain-containing protein has translation MTTAEPVETTAANAAVVISFDQVAVAGSAGALRADMEIKNVSKDPVQCDPSEFTLQLGDATPLDADTSAAVECNPDSIDPGTTGKATIYFDIPGNYTGPATVYLTVDDKVVGQSTTQIH, from the coding sequence GTGACGACCGCAGAGCCCGTGGAGACGACGGCGGCAAACGCCGCTGTGGTGATATCGTTCGACCAGGTCGCGGTGGCGGGAAGCGCGGGCGCGTTGCGAGCGGACATGGAGATCAAGAACGTCTCCAAGGATCCGGTCCAGTGCGACCCATCGGAGTTCACGCTGCAGCTCGGCGATGCGACGCCGCTCGACGCGGATACGTCCGCCGCGGTGGAATGCAACCCGGATTCTATCGACCCCGGCACCACCGGAAAGGCGACGATCTACTTCGACATTCCGGGCAATTATACGGGCCCGGCTACGGTCTATCTCACGGTCGACGACAAAGTAGTAGGCCAAAGCACGACGCAAATCCACTGA